The following coding sequences are from one Planctomycetaceae bacterium window:
- a CDS encoding patatin-like phospholipase family protein — MTRNKTILSISIVITALLSGCAPVRHAVPENLIYKTSIPDMPNNIRVFDQNFIPDFKQDPNDANGCAFLALSGGGANGAFGAGVLYGWTQSGKRPQFQVVTGISTGALIAPLAFLGSNCDEELKQIYTSISDKDIFDVKGCLGFIGMLWNESYADTQPLSDLIEKTLTQEKIDAIAREHAKGRRLYVGTTYLDAQRFVVWDMGAIASSKSPKATELFRKVLLASSAFPGAFPPVCFEVAADGNMYDEMHVDGGVVTGVFCYFKPLSETGKTPNGPCNIYVIKNGIGAPDQKQVKRNAIRILEHSFYTMMKMQTWSDLNRIYWMARRDNAQFEYMCIPKEYVAKTKKMFDPREMKILFDIGYEKGKNCEWKNQLVID; from the coding sequence ATGACTCGTAACAAGACAATTTTGTCAATTTCAATAGTAATAACCGCGTTGTTATCGGGCTGTGCGCCGGTTCGCCACGCAGTACCTGAAAATCTGATTTACAAAACGTCAATTCCCGATATGCCGAACAATATCAGGGTTTTTGACCAGAATTTTATTCCCGATTTCAAACAGGATCCAAACGATGCCAACGGCTGCGCATTTTTGGCTCTTTCCGGCGGCGGCGCAAACGGCGCTTTCGGCGCAGGCGTTTTGTACGGCTGGACACAGAGCGGCAAACGTCCGCAGTTCCAGGTCGTTACCGGAATAAGCACCGGCGCATTAATCGCCCCGCTTGCATTTCTCGGTTCTAACTGCGATGAAGAACTGAAACAAATTTACACTTCAATTTCTGATAAAGACATATTCGACGTTAAAGGTTGTCTCGGTTTTATTGGAATGTTATGGAACGAATCGTATGCCGATACGCAGCCTCTTTCCGATTTAATAGAAAAAACTCTCACGCAGGAAAAGATTGACGCCATCGCACGTGAACACGCCAAAGGCAGACGTTTATATGTCGGCACAACTTATCTCGATGCGCAGCGTTTTGTTGTTTGGGATATGGGTGCGATTGCTTCGAGCAAAAGCCCGAAAGCGACGGAACTTTTCAGAAAAGTTCTGCTTGCGTCATCCGCTTTTCCGGGCGCGTTTCCGCCGGTGTGTTTCGAGGTTGCCGCTGACGGCAATATGTACGATGAAATGCACGTTGACGGCGGCGTTGTTACAGGCGTGTTCTGTTATTTCAAACCTCTAAGCGAAACTGGAAAAACGCCAAATGGGCCGTGCAATATTTACGTTATCAAGAATGGTATCGGCGCTCCCGACCAGAAGCAGGTGAAAAGAAATGCCATCAGGATTCTCGAACATTCTTTCTACACGATGATGAAGATGCAGACATGGAGCGATTTGAATCGAATTTACTGGATGGCCAGACGAGACAACGCCCAATTCGAATATATGTGCATCCCAAAAGAATATGTAGCGAAAACAAAAAAAATGTTCGACCCAAGGGAAATGAAAATCCTTTTTGATATCGGATATGAAAAGGGCAAAAATTGCGAGTGGAAAAATCAGCTCGTTATCGATTAA
- the ppdK gene encoding pyruvate, phosphate dikinase, which translates to MAKSAKTVFFFGAGKAEGMSVAKADADRRMILGGKGAGLADMTFAGLPVPPGFTISVDECENYYKQGRKLAESVKKQVRENMAKVEKDMKKKFGDVNDPLLFSVRSGAARSMPGMMETILNLGLNDKSVEGLAKKTGNPRFAYDAYRRFIQMYSTTAMGLSKEPMEEMLHNEKKKAGVKTDPELNAEALKDLCEQFKKFYSEKMKGQSFPQDPYEQLWGAIGAVFGSWEADKAVKYRQVEKISNLKGTAVNVQTMVFGNMGDSSGTGVCFTRDPNTGENVFYGDCLINAQGEDVVAGIRTPMKLSELGKLLPKAYKQLCQVRLQLEKHYKDMQDLEFTVQEEKLYMLQCRTGKRTAAAVFKIAADMVKEKLLTKEEAVARMTPEDIERLFYPQLDLKAAKSATKIANGINAVPGAASGKVVFTAAEAEEMAKNGEKVLLVRKETSPEDVGGMHAAVGILTATGGKTSHAAVVARGWGKCCVVGCEALNINNETKSMTVGDRTIKQGDFLTLDGNTGDVYMGQLGLQMPEQPAAYQTIMKYCDELRTLKVRTNADTPYDAKKAVEMGAEGIGLCRTEHMFFDTEERRLAIQEMIVAEGVEARKAALAKLLPIQQKDFEGIFTAMNGKPVTIRLIDPPLHEFTPKDDEGVQKLSKITGISPEKIKHRCEQLHESNPMLGHRGCRLCITYPEILDMQVTAIIKAAIACAKAGVKVLPEIMIPLTIDKKELSIQVDQARALANGLIKEAKSKVKYMIGTMIEIPRAALLADQIAEVAEFFSCGTNDLTQMTLGLSRDDAGRFLPIYVASEKDGGKGIFKADPFQSLDQEGVGMLVKMAIEKGRSTRKDLKVGICGEHGGESTSVKFCHSVGMNYVSCSPFRVPIARLAAAQAVIADKAAAKGKKTAKKGK; encoded by the coding sequence ATGGCTAAAAGTGCAAAAACAGTTTTCTTCTTCGGCGCAGGCAAGGCTGAAGGTATGAGCGTCGCAAAGGCAGACGCAGATCGCAGAATGATACTTGGCGGCAAAGGCGCAGGTCTTGCCGATATGACGTTTGCCGGTTTGCCGGTACCTCCGGGTTTCACAATTTCCGTTGATGAGTGCGAGAACTATTACAAACAGGGCAGAAAACTTGCCGAGTCTGTGAAAAAACAAGTTCGCGAAAACATGGCGAAAGTTGAAAAGGATATGAAAAAGAAATTCGGCGATGTCAACGACCCGCTTTTGTTCTCGGTTCGTTCAGGCGCTGCTCGTTCGATGCCCGGTATGATGGAAACAATTCTGAACCTCGGCCTTAACGACAAATCAGTCGAAGGTCTGGCAAAGAAAACCGGCAATCCGCGTTTCGCTTATGACGCATATCGCAGATTCATTCAGATGTACAGCACAACAGCAATGGGTCTTTCAAAAGAGCCGATGGAAGAAATGCTGCACAACGAAAAGAAAAAAGCCGGCGTTAAAACCGACCCGGAACTCAACGCGGAAGCGCTCAAAGACCTCTGCGAACAGTTCAAGAAATTCTATTCAGAAAAAATGAAAGGCCAGTCTTTCCCACAGGATCCTTATGAACAACTCTGGGGCGCTATCGGCGCAGTATTCGGAAGCTGGGAAGCTGACAAGGCAGTTAAGTACCGCCAGGTTGAAAAAATCAGCAACCTTAAAGGTACCGCAGTAAACGTTCAGACGATGGTATTCGGCAATATGGGCGATTCATCGGGCACAGGCGTTTGCTTCACACGCGACCCGAACACAGGCGAAAACGTATTCTACGGCGATTGCCTTATCAACGCACAGGGCGAAGACGTTGTTGCCGGTATCAGAACTCCGATGAAACTTTCAGAGCTTGGCAAACTTCTGCCAAAAGCATACAAGCAGCTCTGTCAGGTTCGTTTGCAGTTAGAAAAACATTACAAAGATATGCAGGATTTGGAATTTACAGTTCAGGAAGAAAAGCTGTATATGCTCCAGTGCAGAACCGGCAAAAGAACAGCCGCTGCGGTATTCAAAATTGCCGCTGATATGGTAAAAGAAAAACTGCTCACAAAGGAAGAAGCAGTTGCGAGAATGACGCCGGAAGACATCGAAAGATTGTTCTATCCGCAGCTCGACTTAAAAGCCGCAAAGAGCGCGACGAAAATAGCAAATGGTATTAACGCCGTTCCAGGCGCAGCGTCAGGCAAAGTAGTATTCACCGCCGCTGAAGCAGAAGAGATGGCAAAGAATGGCGAAAAAGTTCTGCTGGTCAGAAAAGAAACATCTCCGGAAGACGTAGGCGGTATGCACGCTGCGGTTGGCATTTTGACAGCGACAGGCGGAAAGACAAGCCACGCTGCGGTAGTTGCACGCGGTTGGGGTAAATGCTGCGTCGTAGGATGCGAAGCTTTGAATATCAACAACGAAACAAAGAGTATGACTGTTGGCGATAGAACGATTAAGCAGGGCGATTTCCTTACACTCGACGGCAACACCGGCGATGTTTATATGGGACAATTAGGTTTGCAGATGCCCGAACAGCCCGCCGCATATCAGACAATTATGAAATATTGCGACGAGCTTCGTACATTGAAGGTTCGTACAAACGCTGATACGCCGTATGATGCGAAAAAAGCTGTTGAAATGGGTGCCGAAGGTATCGGCCTTTGCAGAACAGAACATATGTTCTTCGATACAGAAGAAAGACGCCTTGCGATTCAGGAAATGATTGTTGCCGAAGGTGTTGAGGCACGCAAAGCCGCGCTGGCAAAACTGCTTCCAATTCAGCAGAAAGATTTCGAAGGCATCTTCACGGCGATGAACGGCAAACCTGTTACAATTCGTCTGATTGATCCGCCGCTTCATGAGTTCACGCCGAAAGATGATGAAGGTGTGCAAAAGCTAAGTAAAATAACAGGCATTAGTCCTGAAAAGATTAAGCATCGCTGTGAACAGCTTCACGAATCGAATCCGATGCTTGGCCATCGCGGATGTCGTCTTTGCATTACATATCCGGAAATTCTCGATATGCAGGTAACTGCGATTATCAAGGCCGCGATAGCATGTGCAAAAGCAGGCGTAAAGGTATTGCCGGAAATTATGATTCCGCTGACAATCGATAAGAAAGAACTTTCAATTCAGGTTGACCAGGCTCGCGCTCTCGCTAACGGTTTGATTAAAGAAGCGAAGTCGAAAGTTAAATATATGATTGGCACGATGATTGAAATTCCACGTGCCGCACTGCTGGCTGACCAGATTGCCGAAGTCGCGGAGTTCTTCTCATGCGGAACAAACGACCTGACGCAAATGACGCTCGGTCTTTCACGCGACGACGCAGGCAGATTCCTGCCGATTTATGTCGCAAGCGAAAAAGACGGCGGCAAGGGCATCTTCAAGGCTGACCCATTCCAGAGTCTGGATCAGGAAGGCGTTGGTATGCTTGTGAAGATGGCGATTGAAAAAGGTCGTTCAACACGCAAAGACCTTAAAGTCGGTATCTGCGGCGAACACGGCGGCGAGTCAACAAGCGTTAAGTTCTGCCATAGCGTTGGTATGAACTACGTTTCCTGCTCACCGTTCAGGGTTCCAATCGCAAGACTGGCTGCCGCACAGGCTGTAATCGCTGATAAAGCTGCCGCAAAAGGCAAAAAAACAGCGAAAAAAGGCAAATAG
- the hemW gene encoding radical SAM family heme chaperone HemW codes for MKNENPAQSVYIHIPFCKSKCLYCGFFSKPPAQFDIDKLLNAELEELKNSSFSNPIKTLYVGGGSPASIGSVALCGFLTEVQKITGKAEEFTVEINPADVNELFLRKLFEIGVNRISIGVQSFNEDELLFLGRRYSPTQVEETIKICKRIGFQNISIDLIFAVPGSNLNTWHQDLLRAVRNDVQHISAYSLTYETNTPLEKIKSLGKIKIVNEELDRLMYERTIWLLGEEGFEHYEISNFAKPGFECRHNLAYWHNDLYIGIGPAACGYVKGLRYENINDIDKYISQVDKAQDKTEITPIEKACQTAVLGLRLVKGFDLTEYKQKTGFDIFEIFKNSIEKNLKKNLLELKDNRLSLTKQALPIADSILCDFAGAD; via the coding sequence ATGAAAAACGAGAATCCTGCACAATCCGTTTATATTCACATTCCATTTTGCAAATCAAAATGTTTATATTGTGGTTTTTTCTCGAAGCCGCCGGCTCAATTCGATATCGACAAACTTTTAAACGCGGAACTTGAGGAGCTAAAAAATTCTTCGTTTTCCAATCCGATAAAAACACTATATGTCGGCGGGGGCAGTCCTGCTTCCATTGGCAGCGTGGCTCTCTGCGGTTTTTTAACCGAAGTTCAGAAAATTACCGGCAAAGCCGAAGAGTTTACAGTTGAGATTAATCCGGCCGATGTAAACGAATTGTTTTTGCGCAAACTTTTCGAAATCGGCGTCAACAGAATATCCATCGGCGTTCAGTCTTTCAATGAAGACGAGCTGCTTTTCCTCGGCAGAAGATATTCTCCGACACAAGTTGAAGAAACAATTAAAATTTGCAAACGAATCGGCTTTCAAAATATCAGCATCGATTTGATTTTTGCTGTTCCCGGTTCTAATTTGAACACCTGGCATCAGGACTTGTTAAGGGCAGTCAGAAATGATGTGCAGCATATAAGCGCATATAGCCTGACGTATGAAACAAACACGCCGCTGGAGAAAATCAAATCGCTGGGGAAAATAAAAATCGTTAATGAAGAATTAGACCGTCTGATGTACGAGCGGACGATTTGGCTTTTGGGCGAAGAAGGTTTTGAGCATTATGAAATCTCTAATTTCGCAAAGCCCGGCTTCGAGTGCAGGCACAATCTGGCTTATTGGCACAATGATTTATATATAGGTATCGGCCCGGCCGCGTGCGGATATGTCAAAGGTCTGCGGTACGAAAATATTAACGATATCGATAAATACATTTCGCAAGTTGATAAAGCACAGGATAAGACAGAAATTACGCCGATTGAAAAGGCCTGTCAGACTGCGGTGCTTGGTTTGCGACTGGTAAAAGGATTTGATTTAACAGAGTACAAACAAAAAACCGGTTTTGATATTTTCGAGATATTCAAAAATTCCATCGAGAAAAATCTTAAAAAAAATCTCTTGGAGTTGAAAGATAATCGTTTGAGTCTTACAAAACAGGCGTTGCCGATAGCTGATAGTATTCTTTGCGATTTTGCCGGAGCTGATTAG
- a CDS encoding CDP-alcohol phosphatidyltransferase family protein: MIRQIPNILTGGRLVLAVIFLILMLIEPTLPQDRDYSFPGYLDYVFVLFVVAGLTDLFDGYAARKLNVASKFGRIVDPFADKVLICGAFIVFAIIGQPKLFNLTAAQNAIVQWAFVAIIILREATVTIIRQWSESKGIKFPATWSGKLKMFVQAFAVGTVLVKMAHVQTAAWGYWFTTITYLITIFITIMSGVLSLRKVKI; encoded by the coding sequence ATGATACGTCAAATACCAAACATCCTGACAGGCGGCAGATTAGTATTGGCTGTTATATTTCTTATACTAATGCTGATTGAGCCGACGCTTCCGCAAGACAGAGATTATTCTTTTCCAGGCTACCTTGATTATGTATTTGTCCTTTTTGTGGTGGCCGGCCTGACGGATTTGTTCGATGGCTACGCCGCAAGAAAACTGAATGTCGCCAGCAAATTCGGCAGAATCGTTGACCCGTTCGCCGATAAAGTGCTGATTTGTGGAGCGTTCATCGTTTTCGCGATTATCGGCCAGCCGAAACTTTTCAATCTCACCGCCGCACAAAACGCCATCGTTCAATGGGCATTCGTTGCGATTATTATTTTGAGAGAAGCAACCGTTACGATTATAAGGCAATGGAGCGAATCAAAAGGCATCAAGTTCCCGGCGACGTGGAGCGGAAAATTAAAAATGTTCGTGCAGGCGTTCGCAGTCGGCACAGTACTTGTCAAAATGGCTCACGTTCAAACCGCAGCCTGGGGTTACTGGTTTACAACCATTACATACCTGATAACGATTTTCATAACCATTATGAGCGGTGTGTTAAGTTTGAGAAAAGTCAAAATCTGA
- the rimO gene encoding 30S ribosomal protein S12 methylthiotransferase RimO — protein MMKTKESSDNQVSVGFISLGCPKNMVDSEKMLALIAEAGFVIDYDTENADVVVINTCGFIQPAIDEAIETISHTLSHKRKGNVKKVVVAGCLAERMQEKLFEQLPQIDAVVCLGARDEIVNVIKNLDSRLRGNDTGSQAAKLYKSPEDWATKIQLDSDRLLITSGHWAYLRISEGCDRNCAFCTIPSIKGKFRSKPLDEIVKEAKQLADSGIVEISVIAQDCTCWGRDLGEKDGLMKVISELEKIEKLKWIRLMYLNPTGISDELIETIAKSKKILHYIDMPIQHINNDILKAMHRPDTKEKIAALIEKIRKNISDVVLRTTVIVGFPGETEQHFNELLDFIKVTKFDALGCFAFWPEPGTKAAELKGKIQQKIKDKRVEKLMLAQQEIVFTKNNALEGQTIECLIDENEEGQTAIGRYYGQAPHIDSVCLIQNCNQPAGSFIEVKVTDFKDYDLVAYGVEPKP, from the coding sequence ATGATGAAAACAAAAGAAAGTTCCGATAATCAGGTTTCCGTAGGCTTTATTTCGCTGGGCTGTCCCAAGAATATGGTCGATTCGGAAAAAATGCTCGCACTAATCGCCGAGGCCGGCTTTGTTATCGATTATGACACCGAAAACGCGGATGTAGTCGTTATTAACACCTGTGGATTTATTCAGCCGGCAATCGATGAGGCCATCGAGACGATAAGTCATACATTGTCCCACAAACGCAAAGGCAACGTCAAAAAAGTCGTCGTCGCAGGCTGCCTTGCCGAACGTATGCAGGAAAAACTTTTTGAACAGCTTCCGCAAATCGACGCAGTCGTATGCCTTGGCGCAAGAGATGAAATTGTAAATGTAATTAAAAATCTGGATTCCCGCCTGCGCGGGAATGACACAGGAAGTCAAGCTGCAAAACTGTATAAAAGCCCCGAGGACTGGGCAACGAAAATACAACTCGATTCCGACAGGCTCTTGATAACATCCGGACACTGGGCGTATCTGCGAATTTCCGAAGGCTGCGACAGAAACTGCGCTTTCTGCACAATACCCTCCATAAAAGGGAAATTCAGAAGCAAACCGCTGGACGAAATTGTCAAAGAAGCAAAACAGCTTGCCGATTCAGGTATCGTTGAAATTTCCGTTATCGCGCAGGACTGCACATGCTGGGGCAGAGACCTCGGCGAAAAGGACGGCCTGATGAAAGTTATCAGCGAACTTGAAAAAATCGAAAAGCTCAAGTGGATTCGGCTGATGTATCTCAATCCGACCGGCATTTCCGATGAGCTTATCGAAACAATCGCCAAGAGCAAAAAAATCCTGCACTATATCGATATGCCTATTCAGCACATCAATAACGATATTCTCAAGGCAATGCACAGGCCGGACACAAAGGAAAAAATCGCCGCGCTGATTGAAAAAATCCGAAAAAACATCAGCGATGTTGTGCTGCGGACGACTGTCATTGTCGGCTTCCCCGGCGAAACAGAGCAGCATTTCAACGAGCTATTAGATTTCATAAAAGTTACAAAATTCGATGCGCTCGGATGCTTTGCATTCTGGCCGGAGCCCGGCACAAAGGCCGCGGAGCTTAAGGGCAAGATTCAGCAAAAAATCAAAGACAAACGCGTTGAAAAACTGATGCTTGCCCAGCAGGAAATCGTATTCACGAAAAATAATGCACTCGAAGGACAAACAATCGAATGCCTGATTGATGAAAACGAGGAAGGTCAGACCGCAATCGGCAGATATTACGGCCAGGCGCCGCATATCGACAGCGTTTGTCTCATTCAAAACTGTAACCAGCCTGCCGGAAGCTTTATAGAAGTAAAAGTTACAGATTTCAAGGATTACGATTTGGTAGCGTACGGCGTAGAGCCAAAGCCCTAA